A stretch of Abyssogena phaseoliformis symbiont OG214 DNA encodes these proteins:
- a CDS encoding aminodeoxychorismate synthase component I, whose amino-acid sequence MKALPIPDVALEALSYANPVRYPFLLESVNHNASNRFSILFAHPDKQIVLSHLEGFDFLDKLTASIDTPLIHSDLPFTGGWFVYLSYELIGQIEPTLKQTMHTSNQPIAIAVQIPTAIVIDHTNHQAYLLDQFANQHRIDQVLADIEQLKAVPEHKLTGVLSAEDEAKFLSGVAKSRKYIKAGDVFQVNLSRQWQYHLTNDIAPTQIYQALKKTNPAPFSALAQFQTFSIISSSPERLFSVDGSVIQTRPIAGTHPRGTGSEDKLLKQQLINHPKERAEHIMLLDLERNDLGRVCEYGSIKVDEIMGLESYPFVHHIVSNIKGKIKPHTTIKHLISALFPGGTITGCPKIRCIQIIQELEQMPRQAYTGSLGYISSNGKIDFNILIRTISKQDNLLTLRAGAGIVFDSIAKQELQETKHKAKGVLQIFV is encoded by the coding sequence GTGAAGGCTCTACCCATTCCTGATGTTGCTTTAGAGGCGTTATCTTATGCTAATCCTGTGCGCTATCCATTTTTGCTAGAAAGTGTTAATCACAATGCTAGTAATCGTTTTTCGATACTATTTGCACACCCTGACAAACAAATTGTACTAAGCCACTTAGAAGGGTTTGATTTTTTAGACAAGCTCACTGCCAGTATTGATACACCGCTTATTCATAGCGATTTACCCTTTACTGGTGGTTGGTTTGTATATCTGTCTTATGAATTAATTGGGCAAATAGAGCCGACTTTAAAACAAACAATGCACACAAGCAATCAACCTATTGCCATTGCCGTGCAAATTCCCACAGCGATTGTTATTGACCATACCAATCATCAAGCTTATTTATTAGACCAATTCGCCAACCAACACAGAATAGACCAAGTATTGGCAGATATTGAGCAATTAAAAGCCGTGCCTGAACACAAATTAACAGGTGTTTTATCCGCTGAAGACGAGGCTAAATTTTTATCAGGTGTGGCAAAGAGTCGCAAGTACATTAAAGCAGGGGATGTTTTTCAAGTCAACCTCTCAAGACAGTGGCAATACCACTTAACCAATGATATTGCTCCAACCCAAATTTACCAAGCACTAAAAAAAACCAATCCTGCGCCATTCTCCGCACTGGCACAATTCCAAACGTTTAGTATTATTTCCTCCTCTCCCGAGCGCCTATTTAGCGTGGATGGTAGCGTCATACAAACCAGACCTATTGCAGGCACCCACCCACGGGGTACAGGCAGTGAAGACAAGCTCCTTAAACAACAACTCATCAACCACCCTAAAGAACGAGCAGAGCATATTATGCTACTTGATTTAGAGCGCAATGATTTGGGTAGGGTGTGCGAATATGGCAGTATCAAAGTTGATGAAATCATGGGGCTAGAAAGCTATCCCTTTGTGCATCATATCGTTTCAAACATCAAAGGAAAAATCAAGCCACACACCACCATTAAGCACCTAATTAGTGCATTATTCCCAGGTGGTACCATCACTGGTTGCCCTAAAATTCGTTGTATACAAATTATTCAAGAACTAGAACAGATGCCGCGCCAAGCCTATACAGGCTCACTGGGTTATATTAGCAGTAACGGAAAAATAGATTTTAACATCCTTATTCGTACCATAAGCAAACAAGACAATCTACTAACTTTAAGGGCGGGGGCAGGCATTGTGTTTGACTCTATTGCCAAACAAGAATTGCAAGAAACCAAGCACAAAGCCAAGGGCGTGCTTCAGATTTTTGTATAA
- a CDS encoding tetratricopeptide repeat protein, with protein sequence MYHLSLVAFLSIFAWQPVSAGINTAKVVMDHNQKIKCLVHKNKALLGKIELLEQQQKISTGKIKELFNLITYQKSSAAIVKTTLRVREHDQKAKRIYTKARSLLVTDQYDQVINLFKQYLATYPNNNHTSDAHYWLAKEDFYNARNAFVAFQQQNPLHYKFSNSLFELAKVYIELNQQDKARGLLSAMLVKFPSHKAINRAKQLLSKVITPKPKLNKLTIN encoded by the coding sequence ATGTATCACCTTAGTTTGGTTGCTTTTTTAAGTATTTTTGCTTGGCAGCCTGTCAGTGCAGGCATTAATACAGCCAAAGTGGTGATGGATCACAATCAAAAAATAAAGTGCTTAGTGCATAAAAATAAAGCCTTGTTGGGTAAAATTGAGCTTTTAGAGCAACAGCAAAAAATAAGCACTGGGAAAATCAAAGAGTTGTTTAACTTAATCACTTATCAAAAATCCAGTGCCGCCATTGTAAAAACCACGCTCAGAGTCAGAGAGCATGATCAAAAAGCCAAGCGCATTTATACGAAAGCGCGCAGCTTATTAGTGACGGATCAATACGACCAAGTCATTAATTTGTTTAAACAATATTTAGCCACTTATCCAAATAATAATCACACCTCAGATGCGCACTATTGGTTAGCCAAGGAAGATTTTTACAATGCTAGAAATGCTTTTGTTGCATTTCAACAACAAAACCCATTGCACTATAAGTTTTCAAACTCTTTGTTTGAGTTGGCTAAAGTATACATAGAACTTAACCAACAAGACAAAGCACGTGGCTTGCTAAGCGCAATGTTGGTTAAATTCCCCTCGCATAAAGCAATTAATAGAGCCAAACAACTGCTGAGCAAAGTCATCACCCCTAAGCCAAAGTTAAATAAATTAACCATCAATTAA
- a CDS encoding OmpA family protein yields MLKIMSVTTTIVLLSSCSSVDDLYKKVLPKPSVATIEDRTENTQENVIEVDQSSFQSQGFSKRSVNTSGMVEPVVVADFRNTDVSFVLYFSYDGTEIDEDSTKQIIKHVNFMSNNPALNLRLEGHTDERGTREYNLALGENRALSVKEILGLYDLSLRVEVISFGEEKPILQRHDEDAWQKNRRVEFVYQ; encoded by the coding sequence ATGTTAAAAATAATGTCCGTGACAACAACAATAGTGCTGTTGTCATCATGTTCATCCGTGGATGATTTGTATAAAAAAGTATTACCCAAGCCAAGCGTGGCTACCATTGAAGATAGGACGGAGAATACACAAGAAAATGTTATTGAGGTAGATCAGTCTAGTTTTCAATCGCAAGGGTTTTCTAAAAGAAGTGTAAACACATCAGGCATGGTTGAACCAGTTGTCGTGGCAGATTTTAGAAATACGGACGTTAGTTTTGTGTTGTATTTTTCCTATGACGGTACTGAGATTGATGAAGATTCAACCAAGCAAATCATCAAACATGTAAATTTTATGAGTAACAATCCAGCACTAAATTTACGCTTAGAAGGACACACAGATGAGCGTGGCACACGTGAATACAACCTAGCACTGGGTGAAAATCGCGCTTTAAGCGTTAAAGAAATATTAGGTCTGTATGATCTTTCTTTAAGGGTTGAAGTTATTAGTTTTGGCGAGGAAAAGCCCATACTACAGCGTCACGATGAGGATGCATGGCAGAAAAACAGACGCGTTGAGTTTGTTTATCAATAA
- the tolB gene encoding Tol-Pal system beta propeller repeat protein TolB → MKQLLVFALSLYTTLTWAVLEVTILKQDENAFPIVISDFSVVGDTSQGKTIAHIMRDNFNRSGEFSASSANYVINNKPNFDKWKTKKIEAIVLGKLEKISKKVFNVEIELLDVYSKKTLYKDKFAVHNSGFRRIAHYLSDQIYHALLGEKGSFDTRLAYITVTNKGKGEREYRLEISDSDAQNPQTILKSKEPILSPAWSPDQNKIAYVSFRNARSEVFIQYPFVRRKTQKLPYFDGIASAPSWHPNGKSLLLTLSKNGNKDIYSYQLASKKLTRLTTDVGIDTEASYSPEGDKIVFTSNRSGQVQVYIKDLKTSKINRATFKGRYNAKAVFSPDGKNLAMVHRVGKDYRIALLDIATKDLTIMTNNQLDESPFFSPNGGMIIFATNKNSSSVLSVVSILGRQTFELASKAGEVREPNWSHYLK, encoded by the coding sequence ATGAAGCAACTGCTTGTTTTTGCTTTATCACTTTATACCACCCTTACTTGGGCAGTATTAGAAGTTACTATCCTCAAACAAGATGAAAATGCTTTCCCTATTGTTATTTCTGATTTTTCTGTTGTGGGTGATACAAGCCAAGGCAAAACCATTGCGCACATTATGCGTGATAACTTTAATCGATCAGGCGAATTTAGCGCCTCTAGTGCAAATTATGTGATTAATAACAAGCCCAATTTTGATAAATGGAAGACAAAAAAAATTGAAGCCATTGTGCTTGGCAAGCTAGAAAAAATCAGCAAAAAAGTCTTTAATGTCGAAATTGAACTACTGGATGTTTATTCTAAAAAAACACTCTATAAAGATAAATTTGCCGTGCACAATAGCGGTTTCAGAAGAATTGCACATTACTTGTCTGATCAAATTTATCATGCCTTATTGGGCGAAAAAGGCTCTTTTGATACGCGCCTAGCTTATATTACTGTTACCAATAAAGGCAAAGGTGAGCGTGAATATCGCTTAGAAATATCAGATTCTGATGCGCAAAATCCACAAACCATCTTAAAATCTAAAGAGCCTATTTTATCACCCGCTTGGTCGCCCGACCAAAATAAAATTGCTTACGTGTCTTTTAGAAACGCTCGTTCAGAAGTGTTCATCCAATATCCATTTGTACGCCGAAAAACACAAAAACTGCCTTATTTTGATGGCATTGCCTCAGCACCATCTTGGCATCCAAATGGCAAAAGTCTTTTGCTCACGCTATCCAAAAACGGCAATAAAGATATTTATTCTTATCAATTAGCCTCTAAAAAACTAACAAGGCTAACCACAGACGTGGGCATCGATACCGAGGCAAGTTACTCACCAGAGGGTGATAAAATTGTGTTCACTTCCAATCGTTCTGGGCAGGTGCAAGTTTATATTAAAGATTTAAAAACCAGTAAAATTAACAGAGCAACCTTTAAAGGCAGATATAATGCCAAAGCGGTTTTTTCGCCTGATGGTAAAAACTTGGCTATGGTGCATAGAGTGGGTAAAGATTATAGAATTGCTTTACTGGATATTGCCACTAAGGATTTGACTATTATGACAAATAATCAATTAGACGAATCGCCGTTTTTTTCACCCAATGGCGGTATGATTATCTTTGCTACTAATAAAAATAGTTCTAGTGTACTTTCTGTGGTTTCAATATTGGGTCGTCAAACTTTCGAGCTGGCTAGTAAAGCAGGCGAAGTTAGAGAGCCAAATTGGTCACATTATTTAAAATAG
- the iscX gene encoding Fe-S cluster assembly protein IscX, with amino-acid sequence MNWTDSLDIAMALEETHPEVDPSIVNFVDLKQMVITLDEFDDDANKSGEKILEAIQTNWIEEKE; translated from the coding sequence ATGAACTGGACAGACTCCCTAGATATTGCGATGGCCTTAGAAGAGACTCATCCAGAGGTTGATCCTAGTATTGTTAATTTTGTTGACCTTAAGCAGATGGTGATTACACTGGATGAATTTGATGATGATGCAAATAAATCAGGCGAAAAAATCCTTGAAGCCATCCAGACGAATTGGATAGAAGAAAAAGAATGA
- a CDS encoding RelA/SpoT family protein, protein MNSPDRRILISELCNTLENYMSKGQIEGVYQAYIVAATAHDGQYRQSGEAYVFHPISVAMILAELKLDYYCIVAAILHDCIEDTSVTYEQIKRDFGDEIAHIVEGVSKLTGLEFHSNTDKQAQNFRKLFLAMSDDMRVMIIKLADRLHNMRTLGSMRRDKQLRIAKETVEIHAPIARRLGLNSIRVELDNLCFAIIYPFRNKVLVNQIKKQCGNRKKIISHIQTEIKNRLDQKGMPNADINGRKKQPCSIYRKMKIKHLKFSQVLDMYALRVIVADVAQCYQALGIIHNLYKPLPGKFKDYVALPKLNGYQSLHTVLFGPNKIFIEVQICSSDMHFISEYGIAAHWHYKSNSNHKSELANNWLGSLLDIQQNSGTSIEFLEETKADLFPSKVFVFTPEGDIIQLPYKSTVLDFAYMVHTSIGNHTLKAKVDQVNTPISTELKSGQTIEVITDDRATPRSSWLQIAITVKARSSIKAYLKNESAAELIQLGEYLLTNALDYQNIDTDGIDEAQWLACLKALNCDSKEDMYMKIGLSEILVSVALNKLQGDNAKYAAQKISIHKTQGKAISFAHCCHPIPGDKVTGVLTTSKGMVIHRVICANLVHAKNKNAQWLNIDWQADKDEEFKAMIAVDVANQRGTLASIASVISKMNINIEHLEIQEKDNFIKSLNMVISVANITQLNEVFVQLKTLEFVRDVSRV, encoded by the coding sequence ATGAATTCACCTGATAGAAGAATCCTAATTAGCGAATTGTGTAATACGCTAGAAAATTATATGTCTAAAGGGCAGATTGAGGGTGTTTATCAGGCTTATATTGTTGCAGCAACGGCGCATGATGGGCAATATCGACAATCGGGCGAGGCTTATGTGTTTCACCCCATATCAGTCGCTATGATTTTGGCAGAGTTAAAACTAGACTATTATTGTATTGTGGCAGCAATATTGCACGATTGTATCGAGGATACCTCAGTCACTTATGAGCAAATTAAGCGTGATTTTGGTGATGAAATTGCACACATTGTAGAGGGCGTATCCAAACTAACTGGGCTAGAATTTCACTCAAACACAGACAAGCAAGCACAAAATTTTAGAAAGTTGTTCTTAGCCATGAGTGATGATATGCGCGTTATGATAATCAAATTGGCAGATCGTTTGCACAATATGCGAACACTCGGTTCTATGCGTCGGGATAAGCAACTTAGAATTGCTAAAGAAACGGTAGAAATACATGCACCTATTGCACGCCGCTTGGGCCTTAATAGCATTAGGGTTGAGCTTGATAATTTGTGTTTTGCCATTATTTACCCATTTCGTAACAAGGTTTTGGTTAATCAAATTAAAAAACAATGCGGCAATCGCAAGAAAATTATCAGCCATATTCAAACTGAAATAAAAAACCGATTAGATCAAAAAGGCATGCCTAATGCTGATATTAATGGTCGCAAAAAGCAACCTTGTAGTATTTATAGAAAAATGAAAATTAAACATTTGAAATTTTCTCAGGTGCTAGATATGTATGCGCTTAGAGTTATTGTGGCTGATGTGGCACAATGCTATCAAGCCCTAGGTATTATTCATAATTTATACAAACCACTACCAGGTAAGTTTAAAGATTATGTAGCACTACCCAAATTAAATGGCTATCAGTCGTTACATACGGTGTTATTTGGCCCTAACAAGATTTTTATTGAAGTGCAAATTTGCTCATCTGACATGCATTTTATTTCAGAATACGGCATTGCTGCACATTGGCACTATAAGAGTAACTCTAACCATAAATCAGAATTGGCTAATAACTGGCTAGGTTCATTGCTGGATATACAACAAAATTCGGGTACTTCTATTGAGTTTTTGGAAGAAACCAAGGCAGATTTGTTCCCTTCCAAGGTGTTTGTTTTTACCCCTGAAGGGGATATTATTCAGCTGCCTTATAAATCAACCGTGCTTGATTTTGCCTACATGGTGCATACCAGTATTGGCAATCACACCCTTAAAGCCAAGGTTGACCAAGTTAACACTCCCATTTCCACCGAATTAAAATCAGGGCAAACCATTGAAGTTATCACCGATGATAGAGCCACACCTAGGTCTTCTTGGTTGCAAATTGCCATTACTGTAAAAGCCAGATCCTCAATTAAAGCGTATCTTAAAAACGAATCTGCTGCTGAACTAATCCAATTAGGAGAGTATTTATTAACCAATGCACTGGATTATCAAAATATAGACACAGATGGCATTGATGAAGCTCAGTGGTTAGCATGTCTTAAAGCGTTAAATTGTGATTCTAAAGAAGACATGTACATGAAAATTGGACTCTCTGAAATTTTAGTATCAGTTGCACTGAACAAATTGCAAGGCGATAACGCCAAGTATGCAGCTCAAAAAATTAGCATTCATAAAACTCAAGGCAAAGCCATTAGTTTTGCACATTGTTGCCATCCCATTCCTGGTGATAAAGTGACTGGTGTTTTAACCACTTCTAAAGGCATGGTGATTCACAGGGTGATTTGTGCTAACTTGGTTCATGCTAAGAACAAAAATGCACAATGGCTTAATATTGATTGGCAAGCAGATAAAGACGAGGAATTTAAAGCAATGATTGCTGTTGATGTTGCTAACCAAAGAGGCACACTTGCCTCTATTGCCAGTGTTATTTCAAAAATGAACATCAACATTGAACACTTAGAGATTCAAGAAAAAGATAATTTTATCAAATCACTTAATATGGTCATCAGTGTTGCAAATATTACTCAATTAAATGAGGTGTTTGTACAGTTAAAGACACTAGAATTTGTTCGAGATGTGAGTAGAGTGTGA
- a CDS encoding outer membrane protein assembly factor BamD, translated as MKKLFIILPFLALLLNSCFWQEEAKRESIAKGWSPKTFFAQAKEEALSGSTDKAIALFEQLQAAYPGSKYALQSKLEIAYVLYKGKDYDQAIDRLNNYIKLYPEHFSTPYAYYLRGVISQDKSRSFLDDYLTDSAQRDVNSVRDAFNYYLALIDKFPKTEYAEEAKTHLVILRNILSRHELFVAIYYTKRGANIAAINRTKFIIEKYPNTPSVPAALHLMARNYDAISANILAKDARRVLKNSYPSYTPHYSLEN; from the coding sequence ATGAAAAAATTATTCATCATCCTGCCTTTTTTAGCATTATTACTTAATAGTTGTTTTTGGCAAGAAGAAGCTAAAAGAGAATCTATCGCCAAAGGCTGGTCGCCAAAAACATTCTTTGCTCAAGCTAAAGAAGAGGCCTTATCAGGCTCAACAGACAAAGCCATTGCGCTTTTTGAACAACTACAAGCAGCCTACCCTGGTTCAAAATATGCACTACAGTCTAAATTAGAAATTGCTTATGTATTGTATAAGGGCAAGGACTATGATCAAGCAATTGATCGCTTAAATAACTATATTAAGCTTTATCCAGAGCACTTCTCAACCCCGTATGCTTATTATTTACGTGGTGTTATTTCACAAGACAAATCTCGCTCGTTTTTGGATGACTACCTTACTGATAGCGCCCAACGTGATGTTAATTCAGTACGTGATGCTTTTAACTACTACCTAGCATTGATTGATAAATTTCCCAAAACTGAATATGCTGAAGAAGCCAAAACCCATCTAGTTATACTTAGAAATATTTTATCAAGGCATGAACTATTTGTGGCTATTTACTACACCAAAAGAGGGGCTAATATTGCTGCCATCAATCGCACTAAGTTTATCATTGAAAAATATCCAAACACACCTTCAGTACCTGCAGCACTACATTTAATGGCACGTAATTACGACGCTATTAGTGCAAATATACTGGCAAAAGATGCACGCCGCGTACTAAAGAATAGTTATCCTTCGTACACACCACATTACTCTTTAGAAAACTAA
- a CDS encoding MFS transporter has translation MNKQERAFAFKISLIMATRMLGLFMIFPIFSVYASEYTSTTPYLIGLTIGIYGLTQALLQIPFGYLSDKYGRKPMLIIGLIIFFIGSVVAANSTDIIGIVIGRALQGAGAISAVLMAFLADFVNENQRPKANAFVGVQIGIAFMLALLLGPIISVNLGISGLFWVIALLSVVALIIVSTLPNAKPKEQYALSIANIKKVINIDLLRLDFSVFALHLILTCAFIAMPIFLKENNIVDIKDSWQMYLPIIILSFVGMLPMVILASKYQKIKPVFLSAIALLIISQILFYQIQLTYTSFFILLTLFFIAFNALEAILPSLIASSASTDKRGLAMGLYATSQFLGAFVGGIVGGWIYNMSNLNSVFLFTTFIAIVWWIIILITKQKTPIKRATEN, from the coding sequence ATGAATAAACAAGAAAGAGCTTTCGCATTTAAGATTTCTTTAATCATGGCCACGCGCATGCTGGGCTTGTTTATGATTTTCCCTATATTTTCAGTTTATGCTAGTGAATACACCAGCACCACGCCTTACCTAATAGGCTTGACTATTGGTATTTATGGCTTAACTCAAGCATTATTACAAATCCCCTTTGGCTATTTATCAGACAAGTATGGTCGCAAACCCATGCTAATCATTGGTCTTATTATCTTTTTTATTGGCAGTGTTGTGGCCGCTAACTCAACAGACATCATAGGCATTGTTATTGGTAGAGCCTTGCAGGGTGCGGGTGCTATTTCAGCGGTATTGATGGCATTTTTAGCAGATTTTGTTAATGAAAATCAACGTCCCAAAGCCAATGCTTTTGTGGGTGTGCAAATAGGCATAGCCTTTATGTTGGCCTTACTATTAGGTCCTATAATTAGTGTTAATTTAGGCATATCTGGTTTATTTTGGGTGATTGCTTTGCTTTCTGTTGTTGCACTGATTATTGTTAGCACCCTGCCCAACGCCAAACCTAAAGAGCAATATGCTTTGTCAATTGCAAACATCAAAAAAGTAATCAATATTGATTTACTACGGCTAGATTTCAGTGTCTTTGCACTACATTTAATTCTAACTTGTGCTTTTATCGCCATGCCAATTTTTTTAAAAGAAAACAATATTGTTGATATTAAAGACAGTTGGCAAATGTATTTACCTATTATTATCTTGTCCTTTGTTGGTATGTTGCCAATGGTTATTCTGGCTTCCAAATATCAAAAAATTAAACCTGTGTTTTTAAGCGCCATTGCACTGCTGATTATCAGTCAAATTTTGTTTTACCAAATACAACTTACTTACACTTCGTTTTTTATTCTCTTAACTTTATTCTTTATTGCTTTTAATGCATTAGAAGCCATCCTACCCTCGCTCATAGCCTCAAGTGCAAGCACTGATAAACGTGGCTTAGCAATGGGTTTGTACGCCACATCACAGTTTTTAGGTGCGTTTGTTGGTGGTATTGTTGGCGGATGGATTTACAACATGTCTAATCTAAATAGTGTATTCTTATTCACCACATTTATTGCAATTGTTTGGTGGATAATTATCCTAATAACAAAGCAAAAAACACCCATTAAACGGGCAACAGAAAATTAA
- the ssb gene encoding single-stranded DNA-binding protein: MAGINKVILVGNLGQDVELKYTSDGRAITNLSVATSESWTDKNTGQKVDKTEWHRVSLFGKLAEIAGQYLHKGSKVYVEGNLRTRKWQDQTGADHFTTEIVVSGFNGTLQMLDRRDNADMGGAPQPQQSAPSAPAPQQQVTAAPISDPIAPVDNSGFDDDIPF, encoded by the coding sequence ATGGCAGGAATCAACAAAGTAATTTTAGTAGGCAATTTAGGTCAAGATGTAGAATTAAAATACACCTCTGATGGCAGAGCAATAACCAATTTATCCGTTGCAACCAGTGAAAGTTGGACAGACAAAAATACAGGACAAAAGGTTGATAAAACCGAATGGCACCGCGTTAGTTTATTTGGAAAATTAGCTGAGATTGCTGGTCAATACCTACACAAAGGCTCCAAGGTTTACGTTGAAGGTAACCTAAGAACACGCAAATGGCAAGACCAAACTGGCGCTGACCACTTCACAACTGAAATAGTTGTGTCTGGTTTTAACGGCACATTACAAATGTTAGATCGTCGCGATAATGCTGATATGGGCGGTGCGCCCCAACCTCAACAATCAGCCCCTTCTGCGCCTGCACCACAGCAACAAGTTACAGCAGCGCCAATCTCAGACCCTATCGCACCTGTTGATAATTCTGGGTTTGATGATGATATTCCTTTTTAA
- a CDS encoding HIT family protein, which translates to MNTDCLFCQLREERIIGQCDLTITFLDSYPASPGHVLIIPKRHVATYFDITEQEQNAIAKAIQKAKLILDEEFSPDGYNIGVNNGKAAGQSIMHLHVHLIPRYKDDVENPKGGVRWVISNKADYWSNRDK; encoded by the coding sequence ATGAATACAGATTGCTTGTTTTGTCAATTGCGCGAAGAAAGAATTATTGGTCAGTGTGATTTAACCATTACATTTTTAGACTCTTATCCTGCCTCTCCTGGGCATGTGTTGATTATCCCTAAAAGACACGTTGCTACTTATTTTGACATTACCGAGCAAGAGCAAAATGCGATTGCCAAAGCTATTCAAAAGGCTAAACTTATTCTTGATGAGGAGTTTTCTCCAGATGGTTATAACATTGGTGTGAATAATGGTAAAGCAGCAGGGCAAAGCATTATGCACTTACATGTGCATTTGATTCCTAGATATAAAGATGATGTTGAAAACCCTAAGGGCGGTGTACGCTGGGTGATTTCAAACAAGGCTGATTATTGGAGTAATCGAGATAAATAA